In the genome of Actinomadura graeca, one region contains:
- a CDS encoding WhiB family transcriptional regulator — MAQVRRQANLPRPSWGWQDAAACRGEDLVLFFGPDGERQPEREIRERKAKQICMGCPVRTECLDYAVSRPEKYGTWGGLNEDERASERRRRMRRANAA, encoded by the coding sequence ATGGCTCAGGTACGTCGGCAGGCAAACCTCCCTCGTCCCAGCTGGGGCTGGCAGGACGCCGCGGCGTGCCGGGGGGAAGACCTCGTCCTCTTCTTCGGTCCCGACGGCGAGCGCCAGCCCGAACGTGAGATCCGCGAGCGCAAGGCGAAGCAGATCTGCATGGGCTGCCCGGTCCGGACGGAGTGCCTGGACTATGCGGTGTCCCGGCCCGAGAAGTACGGCACGTGGGGCGGCCTCAACGAAGACGAGCGCGCGTCCGAGCGCCGTCGCCGCATGCGTCGCGCCAACGCCGCCTAG